The Deinococcus misasensis DSM 22328 genome includes a window with the following:
- a CDS encoding MFS transporter, producing MTVLTRPTSNTENRLASRFILGFLGTAVFMCVYSTQSILPELSRDFHASAVAAGATIGATTLAMALMSPIMGLIADAVGRKRVLVATLVLLAIPTLMAGFSGSLQELVLWRFLQGLIIPGITVVSMAYVSEEFPRDRISYMLAAYVSGSVLGGFLGRLVSGVVTEHFGWQSAFFVLGILNLLGAALCYWMLPQSRNFVPQRKVGEALKSIQGHLSNPKLLTANTVGFFTLFSLTGLFTYVNYHLSAAPYHLGPATLGFLFCVYLIGMVITPLSGKWIARLGNSKALTLAMVTSSIGMLLTLTPSLYTILLGLVLASSGVFVAQAAATSYVAAHAKYARSLASGLYNLCYYGGGAFSTVLVGYMFTHFGWSGAIFTLMGAQVVAASVANWGWRH from the coding sequence ATGACCGTGCTGACCCGCCCCACCTCCAACACCGAAAACCGTCTGGCTTCCCGGTTCATTCTGGGATTTCTGGGCACCGCCGTGTTCATGTGCGTGTACAGCACCCAGTCCATCCTGCCCGAGCTTTCCAGAGATTTTCATGCCAGTGCAGTGGCAGCCGGAGCCACCATCGGGGCCACCACCCTTGCCATGGCCTTGATGTCTCCCATCATGGGTCTGATTGCAGATGCAGTGGGGCGCAAACGGGTGCTGGTGGCCACGCTGGTTTTGCTGGCCATTCCGACCCTGATGGCCGGTTTCTCAGGCAGCTTGCAGGAACTGGTGCTCTGGCGTTTCCTGCAAGGCCTGATCATTCCCGGCATCACCGTGGTCAGCATGGCCTACGTCAGCGAAGAATTTCCCAGAGACCGCATCTCTTACATGCTGGCAGCCTACGTTTCAGGTTCGGTGCTGGGAGGCTTTCTGGGACGGTTGGTGTCCGGTGTGGTCACCGAGCATTTCGGCTGGCAATCGGCCTTTTTTGTGCTGGGGATTCTGAACCTGCTGGGAGCTGCACTGTGTTACTGGATGCTGCCTCAATCCAGAAATTTCGTCCCACAAAGAAAAGTCGGTGAGGCCCTCAAGTCCATTCAGGGCCACCTGAGCAACCCCAAATTGCTGACCGCCAACACCGTTGGGTTCTTCACCCTGTTTTCCCTGACGGGTCTGTTCACCTACGTGAATTACCATCTGTCTGCTGCCCCCTATCACCTTGGACCGGCCACCCTCGGGTTTCTGTTCTGCGTGTACCTGATCGGGATGGTGATCACCCCCCTCTCTGGAAAGTGGATTGCCAGACTGGGCAACAGCAAAGCCCTGACCCTCGCCATGGTGACCTCCAGCATCGGAATGCTCCTGACCCTGACCCCGAGCCTCTACACCATCCTGCTGGGTCTGGTGCTCGCATCCTCGGGGGTGTTCGTGGCACAGGCTGCTGCCACCAGTTACGTGGCTGCACACGCCAAGTATGCCAGATCGCTGGCTTCTGGACTTTACAACCTTTGTTATTACGGAGGCGGAGCCTTCAGCACCGTGCTGGTGGGATACATGTTCACCCATTTTGGCTGGAGTGGAGCCATTTTCACCCTGATGGGGGCTCAAGTGGTGGCTGCCAGTGTGGCGAACTGGGGGTGGAGACATTAG